In the Pseudonocardia cypriaca genome, one interval contains:
- a CDS encoding acyl carrier protein, with amino-acid sequence MADNTEILSGLAEIVEEVAGIDTAEVSAEKSFVDDLDIDSLSMVEIAVQAEDKFGVKIPDDQLAELKTVGDAVDYIAKNQ; translated from the coding sequence GTGGCCGACAACACCGAGATCCTCAGCGGGCTCGCGGAGATCGTCGAGGAGGTCGCCGGCATCGACACCGCCGAGGTTTCGGCCGAGAAGTCCTTCGTCGACGACCTGGACATCGACTCGCTGTCGATGGTCGAGATCGCCGTGCAGGCCGAGGACAAGTTCGGCGTGAAGATCCCCGACGACCAGCTGGCCGAGCTGAAGACGGTCGGCGACGCCGTCGACTACATCGCGAAGAACCAGTGA
- a CDS encoding beta-ketoacyl-ACP synthase III — MTRSTQPRNVRLRTAPPVAGARLLGMGSTQPENVVTNDDLAQRMDTNDQWIRERVGIESRRIAEEGTLLVDMAAEAGSRAVKDSGLAPSEIDTVIVATCTMPNGIPNAAAQTAERIGIPAPGAFDLNAACAGFAYAIGTGADLVRAGSSRHVLVIGAEKLSDWMDWTDRSTAIIFADGAGAVVLGPATDDDSVGVGPLTWGSAGDMAQTIHIIPEKNALFQEGQAVFRWATTKIAPVALKAIELAGLTPADIDVFVPHQANLRIVDAVAKRLRKEGAREDMVVADDIVHSGNTSSASIPLAMDHMRADGRLRSGDVTLLAGFGAGLSFAAQVVICP; from the coding sequence GTGACCCGATCGACCCAGCCCAGGAACGTCCGGCTCCGCACCGCCCCACCTGTCGCGGGCGCGCGGCTCCTCGGTATGGGCAGCACGCAGCCCGAGAACGTCGTCACCAACGACGACCTCGCCCAGCGGATGGACACCAACGACCAGTGGATCCGCGAGCGGGTCGGCATCGAGAGCCGGCGCATCGCGGAGGAGGGCACGCTGCTGGTCGACATGGCGGCCGAGGCGGGCTCCCGGGCGGTGAAGGACTCCGGCCTCGCGCCCAGCGAGATCGACACCGTGATCGTGGCGACCTGCACGATGCCGAACGGCATCCCCAACGCCGCGGCGCAGACCGCCGAGCGGATCGGCATCCCCGCCCCAGGTGCGTTCGACCTCAACGCCGCCTGCGCCGGCTTCGCCTACGCGATCGGCACGGGTGCCGACCTGGTCCGCGCCGGATCGTCGCGGCACGTGCTGGTGATCGGCGCCGAGAAGCTGTCGGACTGGATGGACTGGACCGACCGCTCCACCGCGATCATCTTCGCCGACGGGGCCGGTGCCGTCGTGCTGGGTCCGGCCACCGACGACGATTCGGTCGGCGTCGGGCCCCTCACCTGGGGCAGCGCAGGTGACATGGCCCAGACGATCCACATCATCCCCGAGAAGAACGCCCTGTTCCAGGAGGGCCAGGCCGTCTTCCGCTGGGCCACCACCAAGATCGCGCCCGTGGCGCTGAAGGCGATCGAGCTGGCCGGGCTCACCCCCGCCGACATCGACGTCTTCGTGCCGCACCAGGCCAACCTGCGCATCGTCGACGCCGTCGCGAAGCGGCTGCGCAAGGAAGGCGCGCGCGAGGACATGGTCGTCGCCGACGACATCGTCCACTCCGGGAACACGTCGTCCGCGTCGATCCCGCTCGCCATGGACCACATGCGCGCCGACGGGCGGCTGCGCTCGGGTGACGTCACACTGCTCGCCGGGTTCGGCGCGGGCCTGTCCTTCGCCGCCCAGGTCGTCATCTGTCCATAG
- a CDS encoding ACP S-malonyltransferase — protein MIALLAPGQGSQTPGMLAPWLDDPSAEDTIARWSDATGLDLRRLGTTAGADEIKDTAVTQPLVVACALLAAARLAGRTALPAAAPTAGHSVGELAAAAVADVLSPDAAVSLAAVRGREMAAACALAPTGMSAVLGGKPDEVLAKLAELGLDPANRNGAGQVVAAGPQAALAELAAAPPERARVIPLPVAGAFHTRFMESAEDAMRAHAEKVTPADPVRPVLSNADGEVVTEGAEALRRLVAQVTRPVRWDACMARLRELGVTAVIELPPAGTLVGLVKRDLKGTATLALKTPDDLDKAVDLITEHAGADT, from the coding sequence GTGATTGCCCTGCTCGCACCCGGCCAGGGATCTCAGACCCCGGGCATGCTCGCCCCGTGGCTCGACGACCCCTCGGCCGAGGACACGATCGCCCGATGGTCCGACGCCACCGGTCTCGACCTACGCCGGCTCGGCACCACCGCCGGCGCGGACGAGATCAAGGACACCGCCGTCACGCAGCCGCTCGTGGTCGCCTGCGCGCTGCTGGCCGCGGCTCGCCTCGCCGGCCGCACCGCACTGCCCGCTGCCGCACCCACCGCAGGCCACTCCGTCGGTGAGCTCGCCGCCGCCGCGGTGGCCGACGTGCTCTCCCCCGATGCTGCCGTGTCGCTCGCCGCGGTCCGCGGCCGCGAGATGGCCGCCGCCTGCGCACTCGCGCCAACCGGCATGAGCGCCGTGCTCGGTGGGAAACCCGATGAGGTGCTGGCGAAGCTCGCCGAGCTGGGCCTCGACCCGGCCAATCGCAACGGAGCAGGTCAGGTCGTCGCGGCCGGACCGCAGGCCGCGCTCGCCGAGCTGGCGGCCGCGCCACCCGAGCGCGCCCGCGTGATCCCGCTGCCGGTGGCCGGTGCATTCCACACCCGCTTCATGGAGTCCGCCGAGGACGCGATGCGGGCCCACGCCGAGAAGGTCACCCCGGCCGACCCGGTGCGCCCGGTGCTGTCCAACGCCGACGGCGAGGTCGTCACCGAGGGCGCGGAGGCGCTGCGCAGGCTCGTCGCGCAGGTCACCCGCCCGGTGCGCTGGGACGCCTGCATGGCCCGCCTGCGCGAGCTGGGCGTCACCGCGGTGATCGAGCTCCCGCCCGCCGGCACGCTGGTCGGGCTCGTCAAGCGCGACCTCAAGGGCACGGCGACGCTGGCCCTCAAGACCCCCGACGACCTCGACAAGGCCGTCGACCTCATCACCGAGCACGCGGGAGCCGACACGTGA
- a CDS encoding beta-ketoacyl-[acyl-carrier-protein] synthase family protein produces MSSEVDVVITGLGATTPLGGDVASTWEGMLSGRSGVRRINGDYDWIDRYDLPVKIGAPLAVEPTEVLPRVQSRRLDRVEQLAIVASKEAWADAGAPEVEPERLGVVVGTGIGGVTTLLAQDDLLETQGLRKISPLTVPMLMPNGPAAWVSLEFGARGGVHAPVSACATGAEALAWALMLMRNGELDVVIAGGAEACITQLTVAGFVQSRTLSQRNDEPERASRPFDTGRDGFVLGEGAGIMVLERAEFAAARGANVYGRLAGAGLTADSYHITGPEPEGIGQSRAIAKSVRDAGLEPADIGHVNCHATSTVAGDVGETRAVRKALGDHPILTAPKGSFGHLVGAAGAVESIITVLSIKEGIVPATLNLENLDPGVELDVVAGEPRKVDLQAAVCDSFGFGGHNAAVTFTKA; encoded by the coding sequence ATGAGTTCTGAGGTCGACGTGGTCATCACCGGGCTCGGCGCGACGACCCCGCTCGGTGGGGACGTCGCATCGACCTGGGAGGGCATGCTCAGCGGGCGCTCAGGCGTCCGGCGGATCAACGGCGACTACGACTGGATCGATCGCTACGACCTGCCGGTGAAGATCGGGGCGCCGCTCGCCGTCGAGCCCACCGAGGTACTCCCCCGGGTCCAGTCCCGGCGGCTGGACCGGGTGGAACAGCTCGCGATCGTGGCTTCCAAGGAGGCCTGGGCGGACGCCGGGGCCCCCGAGGTGGAGCCCGAGCGGCTCGGCGTGGTGGTCGGGACCGGCATCGGTGGCGTCACCACCCTGCTCGCGCAGGACGACCTGCTCGAGACCCAGGGTCTGCGCAAGATCTCCCCGCTGACCGTGCCGATGCTGATGCCCAACGGGCCCGCCGCGTGGGTGAGCCTCGAGTTCGGTGCGCGCGGTGGCGTGCACGCGCCGGTGTCCGCGTGCGCCACCGGTGCAGAGGCCCTCGCCTGGGCACTCATGCTGATGCGCAACGGCGAGCTGGACGTCGTCATCGCCGGCGGCGCGGAGGCCTGCATCACGCAGCTCACCGTGGCCGGCTTCGTGCAGTCGCGCACGCTCTCCCAGCGCAACGACGAGCCGGAACGCGCCTCCCGGCCGTTCGACACGGGCCGCGACGGGTTCGTGCTCGGCGAGGGCGCCGGGATCATGGTGCTGGAGCGGGCGGAGTTCGCCGCAGCGCGCGGCGCCAACGTGTACGGCAGGCTGGCCGGCGCCGGCCTCACCGCCGACTCCTACCACATCACGGGTCCGGAGCCGGAGGGGATCGGCCAGTCGCGGGCGATCGCGAAGTCCGTGCGCGACGCGGGGCTGGAGCCAGCCGACATCGGCCACGTCAACTGCCACGCCACCTCGACGGTCGCGGGCGACGTGGGTGAGACCAGGGCCGTCCGCAAGGCGCTCGGGGACCACCCGATCCTCACGGCGCCGAAGGGGTCCTTCGGGCACCTCGTCGGGGCGGCGGGCGCGGTCGAGAGCATCATCACGGTCCTCTCGATCAAGGAGGGGATCGTCCCGGCCACGCTCAACCTCGAGAACCTCGACCCCGGCGTCGAGCTCGACGTGGTGGCGGGCGAGCCGCGCAAGGTCGACCTGCAGGCCGCGGTCTGCGACTCGTTCGGCTTCGGCGGGCACAACGCCGCGGTCACCTTTACGAAGGCGTAG